The DNA region AGGGCGGTAATTATAGAGAGGCTGAGAGAATTTCCCGCTTTTATTGCACCGCTGATTGACGACTCACGCTATAAAGGCAACGTCAGCGCGATCTCCATGCCGCCGTCGGCAGGTAAGCTGGCTGACACTTCACCGCCGTGCGCAACCACAATGGCTCTGGCGATGGATAATCCCAGCCCGCTTCCGCCAGAGTGCCGTGCCCGTGAAGATTCCGCGCGAGTGAAGCGATCAAAGAGGATGGGCAGAAATTGCGGATCGACGCCGGATCCGTAATCGCGGAACAGGATGCTCACCTGCGTCGCATGCTGGGTGACCGTGATGGTCAGGCTCTTGCCTTCTGGTGCGTAACGCAGCGCATTCTCCATTAAAATAGTAAACACCTGGCCCAGCCGAAACACATCGCCCGAACAGCGTGCGTGATGCTTTGCCTCTATTACTATCGCCATACCTGCCGCTTCCGCCTGCGGTGCCAGCCAGGCTGCGCGTTCTCGCAGCAGTTCAACCAAATGAATTCTGCTGCGCTCAAGGCTGAGCTGTCCGGCATCCGCCAGCGAAAGCAGATGTAATTCGTCTGTCAGGCGACTCAGCTGGCGAAGCTGCTTCATGACCATGCTCAATTGCTGCGGATCGGGATCAAATACGCCATCGATCATGCCCTGCAAGCGGCCAATGGCCGCGGTCAAAGGTGAACGAAGCTCATGCGCCATCGCAACGTGCGAAGCCCGCAGTTCACGCTCATAGCGCGCCAGCTGCTGCGTCATCAAATTAAAATCTTCGGTAAACTGCACCAGCTCTTGTGGCGCATTTTCTACCAGATCGGCGGTTGTGCCGAACTGACCCTCGGCAACCGCACGCGCCGCTGTTGCCAGTCTGCTGAACTGGGCAGAGAGCGGGCGCGCAACGCGCAAGCCAATCATCACAATAAAAGGAATCGCCATGATCACCAGCACGCCCACCGTCAGCCAGTCATTGGAGGCGATGGACGGATCGGAATAGTAGATGCCCCACCAGTTATCAATAATTTGGTGATAACGCGCAAGGTCAAGCGCGGGATGCTGGCGTAACTGGGCAAATTCCTCGCGCAGTGCCGGCGGCATATGCAGATAGACCCACAGATTCTTCAGGGCAAATCTCAGCCACATACAGATGGCAATCAGCACTACGCTGCCCAGCGCCAGCGCGATCACGCGCATGCAGATCCAGCGCCATAAAGAAGAGTACGGAGCGCGACTCATGGCTGACGAAACCGATAACCAACGCCGCGCACCGCAGGCAGGATGTCGTGCAGGCCGGCTGCTTCAAGTTTTCGCCGCAGGTTGTAGACGTGTGTGTCGACGACTCGCTCCAGCGCGTCGCTTTCGGGCAGGCAGTTTTCCAGCAGGAACTGGCGGGTAAAGGGACGCACCGGTGCACGCATCAGCGTTACCAGAATGGAAAATTCGGTTGGCGTGAGTTCCAGGCGATAGGGCGGTCCATCGGTTTGATTAATCACTGCTGTCAGCGCGTCAGCATCGACCTCAAGCGCCGCCCAACGCAGTTTCTCCGGCAGTGCCGCGCCCGAAAAACTTCTGCGCAACACTGCCTGCACGCGTGCTACCACTTCGCCGGGATCGTAAGGTTTAACGACATAGTCGTCGGCGCCATAGCGCAGTGCACCAATTCTGTCCGGCGCATCGCCCATGGCGGTAACCATGATCACCGGCGTATCACCCCGGCGTCGCAGCGCGGTTAGCACCTCGGTGCCACTCATGCCGGGCAGCATAATATCCAGCAGGATAAGATCGGGCTCCCAGCGGCGAGCCGTTTCCAGACCGCTGAGACCATCGCCAGCAATAGTGACATCATAGTTTTCTCGCTTTAGATAGGCCTTGAGCACATCAGCAGCGTCGGCATCATCTTCAATAATCAGTACTCGCTTGGTCTGCATGCGGTGTCACCTGGCTGTAAACGATTATTCACTGGCTAAGGGCAAGCCCGGCGTGTAAGACTTGCCTGAGAGGCATGATAATAACTGTAAAACCACTGTTTCACATGGCCGGATTAAGGCATTGTGTTAAATCGTTGCGGCGAGGCGTTAGCATGAGCGCAATCATCAGAGAAAAGTCCATTATATCCCGCCAGAGCTGGGA from Duffyella gerundensis includes:
- a CDS encoding response regulator, with protein sequence MQTKRVLIIEDDADAADVLKAYLKRENYDVTIAGDGLSGLETARRWEPDLILLDIMLPGMSGTEVLTALRRRGDTPVIMVTAMGDAPDRIGALRYGADDYVVKPYDPGEVVARVQAVLRRSFSGAALPEKLRWAALEVDADALTAVINQTDGPPYRLELTPTEFSILVTLMRAPVRPFTRQFLLENCLPESDALERVVDTHVYNLRRKLEAAGLHDILPAVRGVGYRFRQP
- a CDS encoding sensor histidine kinase codes for the protein MSRAPYSSLWRWICMRVIALALGSVVLIAICMWLRFALKNLWVYLHMPPALREEFAQLRQHPALDLARYHQIIDNWWGIYYSDPSIASNDWLTVGVLVIMAIPFIVMIGLRVARPLSAQFSRLATAARAVAEGQFGTTADLVENAPQELVQFTEDFNLMTQQLARYERELRASHVAMAHELRSPLTAAIGRLQGMIDGVFDPDPQQLSMVMKQLRQLSRLTDELHLLSLADAGQLSLERSRIHLVELLRERAAWLAPQAEAAGMAIVIEAKHHARCSGDVFRLGQVFTILMENALRYAPEGKSLTITVTQHATQVSILFRDYGSGVDPQFLPILFDRFTRAESSRARHSGGSGLGLSIARAIVVAHGGEVSASLPADGGMEIALTLPL